A window of the Emys orbicularis isolate rEmyOrb1 chromosome 1, rEmyOrb1.hap1, whole genome shotgun sequence genome harbors these coding sequences:
- the NYX gene encoding nyctalopin codes for MFVIILNVILCIPHIHAVWACVRSCPANCVCTQERSCSILCDRAGLLQIPSDFPCEASSINLDKNSIKFVSERAFGTLPSLKSLSLQHNNISFITPGAFKGLPRLTELKMAHNEYIRYLHTRTFTALKRLVRLDLADCNLFNIPDRIFIELPALQELFCFQNNFRRIPGAIRGMENLTHVYLERNKIEAVAYNSLQGLTRLKYLNLQDNRINVIHDRAFQDCQKMEYLYLNDNLLSDLPENSFDGLRHLKMLNLGGNFLRNVSNTWFRDLVELEVLHLDRNRVNYIEEGAFENLTSLVSLHLNSNNLTTLPFSVFQPVYFLGRLYLFRNPWECDCRLEWLKEWMENYRLVRDIPCVSPSSVAGTDLADVLFDKSPEGYCLDPVELNITSYSPTPTEEPHSTTESKFSSLISKLLLQEGLPEEVANTTEALTNTTLLDRLGDEVSSGVGEYAISCSFHLLALITAQAVMVLQGK; via the exons ATGTTTGTCATCATTTTAAATG TCATTCTATGTATCCCCCACATCCATGCTGTGTGGGCCTGTGTACGTTCCTGCCCTGCCAACTGCGTGTGCACGCAGGAGCGGAGCTGTTCCATCCTGTGTGACCGTGCCGGCCTTCTGCAGATCCCCAGCGACTTCCCCTGTGAAGCCTCTTCTATCAACCTGGATAAAAACAGTATTAAATTCGTCTCAGAGAGGGCCTTTGGGACCCTGCCTTCCCTCAAATCTCTCTCACTCCAGCACAACAACATCTCCTTCATCACTCCCGGGGCTTTCAAAGGGCTGCCCAGGTTGACTGAGCTTAAAATGGCTCACAATGAATACATCCGCTATCTGCACACTCGCACTTTCACTGCCCTCAAAAGGCTTGTCAGACTAGACCTAGCTGACTGCAACCTTTTCAACATCCCAGACAGGATTTTCATAGAGCTCCCTGCCCTTCAGGAGCTCTTCTGCTTCCAGAACAATTTCCGAAGGATCCCCGGAGCCATACGAGGCATGGAGAATTTGACCCATGTTTACTTGGAGCGAAACAAGATAGAAGCTGTAGCCTATAATTCTCTGCAGGGCCTGACCAGGCTGAAGTATCTTAACCTCCAAGACAACAGAATAAATGTCATTCATGACCGAGCCTTTCAAGATTGTCAGAAAATGGAGTATCTCTACCTGAATGACAACTTACTcagtgacctcccagaaaactcCTTTGACGGGCTGAGGCACCTGAAAATGCTCAATCTTGGTGGGAACTTTCTCAGGAACGTGTCCAACACCTGGTTCCGGGACCTGGTTGAACTGGAGGTTCTGCACTTGGACCGAAACAGGGTCAACTACATTGAAGAAGGGGCGTTTGAAAACCTAACAAGCCTGGTCTCTTTGCATTTGAACAGTAACAACCTAACTACCCTGCCTTTTTCTGTCTTCCAGCCAGTCTATTTCCTGGGAAGGCTCTATCTTTTTCGGAACCCCTGGGAGTGTGACTGCAGGCTCGAATGGCTGAAAGAGTGGATGGAGAATTACAGACTTGTCAGGGATATTCCTTGTGTCTCCCCCTCCTCAGTAGCCGGTACTGACTTGGCGGATGTGCTGTTTGACAAATCACCTGAAGGTTATTGTCTTGACCCAGTGGAGTTAAACATCACGTCCTACAGCCCAACCCCGACTGAAGAGCCTCACTCCACCACAGAGAGCAAGTTCAGCAGCCTTATCTCCAAGCTCCTGCTCCAGGAGGGCCTTCCCGAGGAGGTGGCAAACACCACTGAAGCATTAACCAACACCACCCTGTTGGACAGGCTAGGTGATGAGGTTTCCTCAGGGGTGGGGGAATACGCCATCTCCTGCTCTTTCCACCTCCTGGCACTCATTACAGCTCAAGCAGTGATGGTTCTGCAGGGTAAATAA